The genomic segment TGTTGTGGTTTGAGGTCTTCACCTCTCTGCCCTTCTGTCTATTACTGGATTCTGTTGCTTGATGGTCCCCGCAAGTTAACTGCTtaacagaggaaggaaaagtcTCCACCAAGATGACTATCTGTCTGTAGTCAGTTCAACCCCCTCCCTAAGACATACTATTATTCTGTCTCATAGCTGCTAAATAAAACCTGCTCTAGAAAACAACACTGGACTTTTGAATTACACATCATTTTTGGTGGAATTATTAGAATCAGAATTATTGTCTTTTTCTacaaaagaacaacagaggagTAACACATCTAATTTTGGACATCGAATCCTCAACAGAATGAACATCATCCATATCTCCTCACTGCTGGGTGAGTATCACAGACAAAACctgtctgacaaacacacattgtcCAACAGGCCTTTTGCAAGGCCTCTTGCAAGAAAAATCTGTgggtttttatttgaaaaaacatctgctgatgaataaaacagtgtttatgTTCTTTTAAGAACCACCTGCTTTCAGCTATCAAAGCAATGCTGACTTGGACTCAAAGCTGCGTTCTATTATTTGATGCAGATAACAGTAGTATGGTATGCAGGGCCATAAATTCTACTAGGCTGTTAGCCTGCAGCTGGGACATTCAGACAGTCCAAAATGAAGATGATGTGCACCAGCCAGAATCTGAATGGGGCTAATGGAAATGATTTGAACAGCGCTGCCAAATTGTTGTGGTGGTTATTCCAACCTTGACTGCCATGAGTTATGTTCAAAACTGTATGTCTGCAGACCTATGTTACACCactgcatgcgtgtgtgtgtgtgtgtgtggtatggaCGGAACAGGAAAGTTCATAAAATGTGTGTACATTCCCTCTGTTCCCATGGGAATGATAACCATCTAAACAGTCTCATTAAGGAAAAGGAagctctcctctctttcacatGTGTGGCAGTAAtacactgacactgtgtgtgttaggtAAAAAATGTAGCTCGGATGGTCTGTGTCTTCAAAGCAACGCCTTAGCAGAACGAGGGACTGTTGCTATGTCTAGTTTGTTGGTGTTTGATGTTCTGAATCTGCCTGCAGAGATTAACTTTTTTGAAATGTTACTTTATATTGTCACGGTTATATAATCCAAAATCGGCAGTGGACCATGACTGACTATCTGGCATGCAGCCATGTGGGAACAAACCATCAGAGTtgtctgttgtgtttatgttaatACATTTTACTCCTGATTGACAAGGCAGACTGTAGACTAAACATACTGTAGACTAAACATACTGCATCCAAAATGCCACATGTGACAGCAACACGGTGTCTTGTAATATGAGGATGTAAGGAGTTTATGTAAAATgatttctctgtatttcagGTGTAGCTGCAATCGTTCTCCAACTTGCTGCATTTGGAGGTACTGGCAGAGATGATGTAGAAAAAATGGGCACCCATCTCACTCacacttacagtatatttaacacgaaaaacatgaaaaagacaataatggagtctctctccctcagcagAGTCTCCACGTGTCAGAGTGACTGTGAGTCCTCCGGGGTCAAACATCTACCTcggtgagtgtgtgttgctgcagtgcACGGTGGAGGCACGCTTCAGAAAAGTGGAGTGTGACTCCACTGTGTACCAGTGGTACAGGTCCAAACAACAGACTGCTCCGAACCCCAGGCACCTGGACTCTGGTGACAGCTACTTCATCACCGCTGTAACGAGGGAGGATGCAGACAGGTACTGGTGCCAAGTCAAGTGTTGGGAGAACACGACCGTGTCTGTGGTGAAGGCCCGGCCCATCGCGCTCAGTGTGTcaggtgagcagcagcagcagcagcagcagcagcagcctggcaTCAGGTTTCTGCTATTTGCACCAGACAACACATACAAGTGGAAAGGTGGTGTAGGCCAGGACTGACTTGTAATGCAGAGACACATACCTGCTGCTACTTTTATGTTAGCTTGACCTCAAAATGTATAACAGCCACTGGAATCACAATGTTAATCTGTTCTATATCATGGTTAATACTCAGTGACCTCAGTGCTGTGtttaacaactttaaaaaagtGTTAATTCTACAATAGAAATGACACAGTATTACGAGTAATCTATATCACAAACATCTCTTAAGCAAAACTAACTTGTTGGACAGAACATGCACAAATGTGCTTCAGGCCAATTCATTAATTTCCTGTAAGAACACCTCTTTGAGGCTTTGCTAAATACTAACATGCTCATAGTGACAATGCCAACATGCTGAAATATTTACACTCAAGTAtggctgaggctgatgggaatgtcatatATTTTGTAGGTTTATAGTCATAAAGTATATGACCTGAAGatgatgggaaaagaaaaatcacaaccCATCCTGAGGGGGAGTATGAATGTCTCtgccaaatttcatggcaaaaaAATGTGGAAGGAAATTAAATTGTATTTCAGGTGAAAAGGGCATTATATCAGTTGCAGAGCCTGATGTCTCGATATACGGTGTACAATCTCTACCTTGGCCAGCTTTGCTTTTCCAGTGTTGCTGCTGAGTGAGGAATGTTCTTTGTCGGGATATGTAGTTACATCAATTATGGCCCAGTGTGACCATTAGACATTCAGAATGGCCTGTTAATCAGACATTAATCAGACTCAGggttaaaacatcaaaataaaaccacttgTTAGCCCCGGAAACTGTAACAGTCTGAAAGACCTGCATTTCCAATTGTCCTCTGCTCAcactctcatcttttctctctccatctctttttctttgtccatCTGTCTCCCCCAGAGCTGCCCACTGCCCCACTGTCTGTGATTCCCAACACCAGACAGATGCTCACAGGGGAGTACTTCACTGTGCAGTGCACCGCTTGTTCCTCAGGCTGGAAGCTGGTGCATTTCTCTCCAAACCGTACAATGGGGACTAGATTCTTAAGTGTCCAATTTTCACCACTAGGGGGTGGTGTTAGTGCAAGCAAGCCTGAGAAGTATGTCTTCGTTGCTGTCAGAAGGAACAGTGGACTGTACTGGTGTGAGGGCGCTGAGGGACGCAGCAGGGCAGTCAGCATCACAGTAAGCTGTGAGTCTTGTACAACAGCGATGTAAaagacactggacaaactgaagGGGAATccaccaaagaaaacaaaacgTGGTCCAGACAGATAGACTGTGTCTCACAGTGTATCAAAAATCACAGACTGACAGTTTGGATGTGTTAAAGCAGAGGTGATAAGAGGGAGTGAGAGTTAATCATATCTACTTTCTTTGTCCCACAGATGGCAACATCATCTTGAAGACTCCCGCCTTCCCTGTATTCACGGGCGATGACGTGGTCTTGTATTGTCAGTACCGGACAGGCAACCACAATAAAACAACTTTCTTTAAAAATGGAACAGAAATTGACACTTACAGCTCTTTCAGTTCAGACGGAGTAATAACAATGACTATCAAGAATGTAACACAACAAGATGAAGGCTTGTATAAGTGTGCGTCCCAtgacagaaagatggagagtCCAGAGAGCTGGTTATCAGTGAGACCTGACAGAGGTCAGCTGTATGGCTTTATTGAATTTGAAGATATTTATCATTTAGTTACGTGTGATATCAGTCAAAGCAGATCAGTGACAGAGAggttttttgtctatttttgtctttcaggCAACTACACATTAAAAGAAGAGATGCCCACTGGTGGTAAAATAATTTTGTATTGTTAACACATTCATCAACTAGTTTTGAAGGGAATATTTGATGATAACAATAATTCCTAGGTAAAGCAAAGGGCAACAAGTAATTCTTTCACAAGGGCTTAATGGTTGATAAACCATTTACTGATCTTTAATATATCCATAATTGGCCATTATCAAGGACAATTGTTTGGTTCTCCTCCTGCCTTGTCTTCACTTCATGGTCACAAACTCATCAGGGTGATTGCTCCATTGATGAACTCAACCACTTAACTTTTGGAAAAGGAAAGCAAAGTAGCCTAAATCCTATAACAAACATATATACTTTCAGACTCAGAGGTTTATTTAATGTTATAATAATGgtttttgaaataatgtttttaaatctaaaGGAACAATTACAAATAGTTTTCAGTCGCTTTTTTAAGCtatagtgtttttgttttaactgttaatTGCACTGGGTAATATAATATCAGCATTTCTCAGTCTTGCAGCTGTTAAAGAGAAATGAGATATTATGCTGCACACAGTGTTGTGGTGATGTAGTTCCTGATAGAACTTTGTTATTGACTGATCCTGACATCtaaaaaatatgatttgttGACTTCATTAGGTTCCTGGAAATGGATCGTTGTTTCATGTGGGGCTGTGCTCCTGTTCCTCA from the Lates calcarifer isolate ASB-BC8 linkage group LG17, TLL_Latcal_v3, whole genome shotgun sequence genome contains:
- the LOC127143461 gene encoding uncharacterized protein LOC127143461 isoform X2, producing MNIIHISSLLGVAAIVLQLAAFGESPRVRVTVSPPGSNIYLGECVLLQCTVEARFRKVECDSTVYQWYRSKQQTAPNPRHLDSGDSYFITAVTREDADRYWCQVKCWENTTVSVVKARPIALSVSELPTAPLSVIPNTRQMLTGEYFTVQCTACSSGWKLVHFSPNRTMGTRFLSVQFSPLGGGVSASKPEKYVFVAVRRNSGLYWCEGAEGRSRAVSITVSYGNIILKTPAFPVFTGDDVVLYCQYRTGNHNKTTFFKNGTEIDTYSSFSSDGVITMTIKNVTQQDEGLYKCASHDRKMESPESWLSVRPDRGNYTLKEEMPTGGSWKWIVVSCGAVLLFLIPLTIWLVCHYRYQMFCSRSCWPVSKQEVPAEALPATKQDVTEVQWDLSWMEMSNLLDKSIY
- the LOC127143461 gene encoding uncharacterized protein LOC127143461 isoform X1 — its product is MNIIHISSLLGVAAIVLQLAAFGAESPRVRVTVSPPGSNIYLGECVLLQCTVEARFRKVECDSTVYQWYRSKQQTAPNPRHLDSGDSYFITAVTREDADRYWCQVKCWENTTVSVVKARPIALSVSELPTAPLSVIPNTRQMLTGEYFTVQCTACSSGWKLVHFSPNRTMGTRFLSVQFSPLGGGVSASKPEKYVFVAVRRNSGLYWCEGAEGRSRAVSITVSYGNIILKTPAFPVFTGDDVVLYCQYRTGNHNKTTFFKNGTEIDTYSSFSSDGVITMTIKNVTQQDEGLYKCASHDRKMESPESWLSVRPDRGNYTLKEEMPTGGSWKWIVVSCGAVLLFLIPLTIWLVCHYRYQMFCSRSCWPVSKQEVPAEALPATKQDVTEVQWDLSWMEMSNLLDKSIY